One region of Chryseobacterium muglaense genomic DNA includes:
- the kdpB gene encoding potassium-transporting ATPase subunit KdpB, protein MTQNKSLFQKELVQEALKQSFVKLNPKLMFKNPVMFLVWLGTLVMFFVSIWTLTGERSQGSFAYNFTVFIILLLTVLFGNFAEAIAEARGKAQADSLRKTREETPARLQNGQIVSSSKLQKGDVFVCEAGDIIPSDGEIIEGLATIDESAITGESAPVIRESGGDKSSVTGGTKVLSDKIVVQVTTQPGESFLDKMIALVEGASRQKTPNEIALTILLAGFTLVFIIVCVTLKPFADYSNVTITIASFISLFVCLIPTTIGGLLSAIGIAGMDRALRANVITKSGRAVETAGDIDVLLLDKTGTITIGNRKATSFYPAKKVDEKQLIKAAVLSSMADETPEGKSIIELAGINPASYEINNPQFIKFTAETRSSGIDFDETRIRKGATDAIRKISEAAGNVFPQEIDLKVKEISQNGGTPLVVSENEKVLGVIELQDIIKPGISERFDRLRKMGIKTVMVTGDNPLTAKFIAEKAGVDDFIAEAKPEDKMNYIKKEQTEGRLVAMMGDGTNDAPALAQADVGVAMNSGTQAAKEAGNMVDLDNDPTKLIEVVEIGKQLLMTRGTLTTFSIANDVAKYFAIIPALFITAIPALQGLNIMNLHSPESAILSAVIFNAIIIPILIPLALKGVAYKPIGASALLRRNLFIFGLGGVVIPFIGIKIIDIIVSLFF, encoded by the coding sequence ATGACTCAAAATAAATCTTTGTTTCAAAAAGAATTGGTTCAGGAAGCATTGAAACAGTCTTTTGTGAAACTGAATCCTAAACTGATGTTTAAAAACCCGGTCATGTTTCTTGTATGGCTCGGTACATTGGTGATGTTTTTCGTAAGCATCTGGACTTTGACAGGAGAAAGATCTCAGGGAAGTTTTGCTTATAATTTCACGGTATTTATCATTCTTTTATTGACCGTTCTGTTTGGAAACTTTGCCGAAGCAATTGCCGAAGCAAGAGGAAAAGCTCAGGCAGACAGTCTTCGTAAAACCAGAGAAGAAACCCCTGCGAGACTGCAGAACGGGCAAATCGTTTCTTCTTCTAAATTACAAAAAGGAGATGTTTTTGTTTGTGAAGCCGGAGACATTATTCCATCAGACGGAGAAATCATTGAAGGTCTTGCTACAATAGATGAAAGTGCGATTACCGGAGAATCTGCTCCTGTAATTCGTGAATCGGGAGGCGATAAAAGTTCTGTAACTGGAGGGACAAAAGTTTTGTCTGATAAAATTGTGGTACAGGTAACTACACAGCCGGGAGAAAGCTTTTTAGATAAAATGATTGCCTTGGTAGAAGGTGCTTCAAGACAAAAAACGCCAAACGAAATAGCATTGACTATTTTATTGGCAGGTTTTACATTGGTTTTTATTATCGTTTGTGTGACTTTAAAACCGTTTGCAGATTATTCTAATGTAACGATTACCATTGCATCATTTATTTCTCTTTTTGTATGTCTGATTCCTACAACTATTGGCGGATTATTATCTGCGATTGGTATTGCCGGAATGGACAGAGCTTTACGAGCTAATGTGATTACCAAAAGTGGTAGAGCGGTAGAAACAGCAGGAGATATCGATGTTTTACTCTTAGATAAAACAGGGACAATCACCATAGGAAACCGTAAAGCAACAAGTTTTTATCCTGCTAAAAAGGTTGATGAAAAGCAATTGATAAAAGCAGCTGTTTTAAGTTCAATGGCCGATGAAACTCCTGAAGGAAAATCGATTATTGAATTGGCAGGAATCAATCCTGCAAGCTATGAAATAAACAACCCTCAATTTATCAAATTTACGGCAGAAACCAGAAGCTCAGGAATTGATTTTGATGAAACCCGCATTAGAAAAGGAGCAACAGATGCCATCAGAAAAATATCTGAAGCTGCCGGAAATGTTTTTCCACAGGAAATTGATTTAAAAGTAAAAGAAATTTCTCAAAACGGAGGAACACCTTTGGTGGTTTCAGAAAATGAAAAAGTATTGGGAGTTATTGAGCTTCAGGATATTATTAAACCAGGAATCAGCGAACGTTTTGATCGTCTAAGAAAAATGGGTATTAAAACCGTAATGGTTACCGGAGATAACCCGCTTACCGCAAAATTTATCGCAGAAAAAGCCGGAGTTGATGATTTTATCGCAGAAGCAAAACCTGAAGATAAGATGAATTACATCAAGAAAGAACAAACGGAAGGTCGTTTAGTTGCAATGATGGGAGACGGTACCAATGATGCGCCCGCTTTAGCTCAGGCAGATGTGGGTGTTGCCATGAACAGTGGAACTCAGGCTGCAAAAGAAGCCGGAAATATGGTCGATCTTGATAACGATCCTACAAAATTAATTGAAGTTGTAGAAATTGGGAAGCAATTGCTGATGACGAGAGGAACATTAACGACATTCAGTATTGCCAATGACGTTGCCAAATATTTTGCGATTATTCCTGCGTTGTTTATTACAGCAATTCCAGCGTTGCAAGGTTTGAATATTATGAATCTCCACAGTCCGGAAAGTGCAATTTTGTCTGCGGTAATTTTTAATGCGATTATCATCCCGATATTGATTCCATTGGCATTAAAAGGGGTTGCTTACAAGCCTATCGGCGCATCGGCTTTATTAAGACGTAATCTATTCATCTTCGGATTGGGTGGTGTGGTAATTCCATTTATTGGTATTAAAATCATAGACATCATCGTTTCCTTATTTTTCTAA
- the kdpA gene encoding potassium-transporting ATPase subunit KdpA, translated as MNTEVLGVVAMFLITLLLAIPFGRYISKVYTGEKTFLDPVFKPVESFFYKISGINPENEMNWKQHLTALLTINFLWFFMSMLILMNMSWLPLNPDANPDMSPDLAFNTTISFLVNCNLQHYSGETGMSYLGQIWLMFLQFVSAATGMAASIVIFKAFREKSTEKLGNFYDYFLKSTTRILLPLSFLMGAVMVFQGMPMTFSGKDKMVTLEGKNVEVSTGPVAAFVPIKHVGTNGGGFFGANGAHPLENPTYFTNMVEMFAQFIIPMAMVFAFGHFIRRKKFGYMIFGVMTVGFLLLAVPTVIMEMNGNPAISQMGIDQSLGAMEGKEIRFGSAASGFWSIVTTVISTGSINSMHDSAMPLSGMTQMLAMMVNAFYGGDGAGILNIFIYIILAVFISGLMVGRTPEFMGKKIEAREMKIAMIVALFHPFLILVGTAIATYFPEVGTSTLNNPGFHGFSEVLYEYTSSAANNGSGFEGLGDNNLFWNISTGIVLLLGRFLPIIGPVAIAGLLAQKKYIPEGEGTLKTDTSTFGLMTFAVIAIIAALAFFPALALGPIAEYFSMK; from the coding sequence ATGAACACTGAAGTTTTAGGCGTTGTAGCAATGTTTTTAATAACATTACTATTAGCGATACCTTTTGGAAGGTACATTTCAAAAGTCTATACAGGAGAAAAAACCTTTCTTGATCCTGTTTTCAAACCCGTAGAAAGTTTTTTCTATAAAATATCAGGAATTAATCCTGAAAATGAAATGAACTGGAAGCAACATTTGACAGCACTTTTAACCATCAATTTTTTATGGTTTTTTATGAGTATGCTGATTTTAATGAATATGAGCTGGCTTCCGCTCAATCCAGACGCAAACCCGGATATGTCGCCAGATTTAGCCTTCAATACAACCATTTCTTTCTTAGTCAACTGTAATTTACAGCATTATTCAGGCGAAACCGGAATGAGTTATTTAGGACAGATTTGGTTAATGTTCCTTCAATTTGTCTCCGCAGCAACAGGAATGGCGGCTTCAATCGTTATTTTTAAAGCTTTCAGAGAAAAATCTACCGAAAAACTGGGGAACTTTTATGACTATTTCCTTAAATCAACAACCAGAATTTTATTACCTCTTTCATTTTTAATGGGTGCAGTAATGGTATTTCAGGGAATGCCGATGACTTTCAGCGGAAAAGATAAAATGGTTACGCTAGAAGGTAAAAATGTAGAGGTTTCTACAGGACCGGTTGCTGCATTTGTTCCTATAAAACATGTAGGAACCAATGGTGGAGGCTTTTTTGGAGCTAACGGAGCACATCCTTTAGAAAACCCAACTTATTTTACCAATATGGTGGAGATGTTTGCCCAATTTATCATTCCGATGGCGATGGTTTTTGCATTTGGACATTTTATCCGCAGAAAGAAATTCGGATACATGATCTTTGGAGTCATGACGGTTGGCTTTCTTTTGTTGGCTGTACCCACAGTTATTATGGAAATGAATGGTAATCCTGCAATCAGTCAGATGGGAATTGATCAGTCACTCGGCGCAATGGAAGGAAAAGAAATTCGTTTCGGATCGGCAGCTTCAGGTTTTTGGAGTATTGTAACGACGGTGATTTCTACAGGATCTATCAATTCAATGCATGACAGTGCGATGCCACTTTCCGGAATGACTCAAATGCTTGCAATGATGGTCAACGCTTTCTATGGCGGCGACGGAGCAGGTATTCTGAATATCTTCATCTACATTATTCTTGCCGTTTTCATCAGCGGATTGATGGTCGGTCGTACTCCGGAATTTATGGGTAAGAAAATTGAAGCCCGTGAAATGAAAATTGCAATGATTGTCGCACTTTTCCATCCATTCTTAATTCTTGTTGGAACTGCAATCGCGACTTATTTTCCGGAAGTCGGAACTTCAACACTCAACAATCCCGGATTCCATGGTTTTAGCGAAGTTTTGTATGAATATACATCTTCTGCAGCCAATAACGGAAGTGGTTTCGAGGGCTTAGGCGATAACAATCTTTTCTGGAATATTTCTACAGGAATTGTCTTATTGTTGGGTCGTTTCTTACCGATTATCGGTCCCGTTGCAATTGCAGGATTATTAGCTCAGAAAAAGTACATTCCGGAGGGTGAAGGAACTTTAAAAACAGATACTTCAACATTTGGACTCATGACTTTTGCCGTGATTGCCATTATTGCAGCACTCGCTTTCTTCCCGGCATTGGCTTTAGGACCGATTGCAGAATATTTTTCAATGAAATAA
- a CDS encoding potassium-transporting ATPase subunit F, translating to MTILFLISIAIFIYICYVLVKPEKF from the coding sequence ATGACCATACTATTTCTTATTTCAATAGCCATATTCATTTATATCTGCTATGTGCTTGTAAAACCTGAAAAATTTTAA
- a CDS encoding DUF7674 family protein has protein sequence MNHTDAVREIVKIIPESQEEFKESYKTKTPFMVISVFTKQIKKLIKNNDQKILMKSITKMNLLYNKGDQALKNAIENIFIYSLDSLTFCCEPGYKDLIFAKMSPSLQNNYLRQVYKSGI, from the coding sequence ATGAATCATACAGATGCCGTAAGAGAAATCGTAAAAATCATTCCTGAATCTCAGGAAGAATTTAAAGAGTCTTACAAAACAAAAACACCGTTTATGGTAATCAGTGTTTTCACCAAGCAAATCAAAAAACTAATTAAAAATAACGATCAGAAAATTCTGATGAAGTCGATTACCAAGATGAATCTGCTTTATAACAAAGGAGATCAGGCTTTAAAAAACGCTATCGAAAACATTTTCATTTACTCTTTAGACAGTCTTACGTTTTGCTGTGAACCGGGATACAAAGACTTGATTTTCGCAAAAATGTCACCAAGCCTTCAAAACAACTACTTGCGTCAGGTTTATAAATCTGGAATTTAA
- a CDS encoding sigma-54-dependent transcriptional regulator — protein MNTILIIDDEAKIRSLLSRIISLEGFEVFEASNLKSGLKKLETSEIDIVICDVKLPDGNGVEFSKIIKDKFSTVEIILLTAFGNIPDGVLAIKNGAFDYITKGDDNTRILPLIYKAAEKVALNKRVLHLEKQLNRKQSFESIVGKSSIIISAINSAQKVAATDATVLLTGETGTGKEVFAQAIHYASKRNKNNFIAINCSAFGKDLLENELFGHKAGAFTGAMKDSKGIFEEANLGTVFLDEIGEMPLDLQAKLLRVLESGEFLKVGDSKPTKTDVRIIAATNRNLETEIEKGNFREDLYYRINIFQIKLPSLRERVADIELLVNFFLKSFSLKTGKNITSVSLDYLKALKNHPWKGNIRELRNVIERSVILTDSSELGIESLPIDISVYSSDKDSAQIKIMSAFSMASAEKMQIQKVLNHTKGNKAEAARLLEIGIATLYRKVEEYKIS, from the coding sequence TTGAATACTATTTTAATTATCGACGACGAAGCGAAAATTAGGTCGCTTTTGTCACGCATCATCAGTCTTGAAGGATTTGAAGTCTTCGAAGCTAGCAATCTGAAAAGTGGTTTAAAAAAACTTGAAACCTCAGAAATTGATATTGTGATTTGTGATGTTAAACTTCCAGATGGAAATGGCGTAGAGTTTTCAAAAATTATAAAAGATAAATTTTCTACCGTAGAAATTATTCTCTTGACAGCTTTTGGAAACATTCCCGATGGCGTTCTGGCTATTAAAAATGGTGCTTTCGATTATATTACAAAAGGAGATGACAACACCCGAATTCTGCCGTTAATTTATAAAGCAGCCGAAAAGGTAGCACTCAATAAGAGGGTATTGCATTTGGAAAAACAACTCAATAGAAAACAATCTTTTGAAAGCATTGTAGGCAAATCATCAATAATTATTTCGGCTATTAATTCTGCTCAAAAAGTAGCTGCAACAGATGCAACTGTACTTTTAACTGGTGAAACCGGAACCGGAAAAGAAGTTTTTGCACAGGCAATTCATTATGCCAGCAAGAGAAATAAAAATAATTTTATCGCCATTAATTGTTCGGCTTTTGGAAAAGATTTGTTGGAAAACGAATTGTTTGGTCACAAAGCAGGTGCTTTTACAGGCGCAATGAAAGACAGCAAAGGTATTTTTGAAGAAGCCAATCTTGGAACTGTTTTTCTGGATGAAATAGGTGAAATGCCATTAGATCTGCAGGCAAAACTATTGCGTGTTTTAGAATCTGGTGAGTTTCTGAAAGTAGGAGACAGTAAACCTACGAAAACTGATGTAAGAATCATTGCAGCAACCAACAGAAATTTGGAAACAGAAATTGAAAAAGGAAATTTCCGTGAAGATTTATATTACAGAATCAATATTTTTCAAATAAAACTTCCTTCACTGCGAGAAAGAGTGGCTGATATTGAATTGCTTGTCAATTTCTTTCTGAAAAGTTTTTCGCTTAAAACAGGGAAAAATATAACTTCAGTTTCTCTGGATTATTTAAAAGCCTTAAAAAACCATCCCTGGAAAGGAAATATTCGTGAGCTTCGAAACGTGATTGAGAGAAGTGTTATTCTTACAGATTCCTCCGAATTAGGAATAGAAAGCCTTCCTATAGATATTTCCGTATACAGCAGCGATAAAGATTCTGCACAAATAAAAATAATGTCGGCATTTTCTATGGCAAGTGCCGAAAAAATGCAGATACAGAAAGTTCTCAATCACACCAAAGGCAATAAAGCTGAAGCTGCCCGATTACTCGAAATTGGTATTGCAACCTTGTACAGAAAGGTTGAAGAATACAAAATTTCTTAA